A genomic window from Lotus japonicus ecotype B-129 chromosome 1, LjGifu_v1.2 includes:
- the LOC130734267 gene encoding uncharacterized protein LOC130734267 encodes MYLLIWTHSSIDVPISQISSNLLQISQKMDPSECPFDLAAYIQNSQIEEAYVLNRFRERRRKIREDAAPRSRKYLGRDHTAANQMLIGDYFANEPTYDDAMFRRRYRMQKHLFLRIVDDLSSSDNYFTQRVDAANKQGISPLAKCTTAMRMLAYGVAADAVDEYIKIGGTTALECLRRFCKGIIRLYEQQYLRAPTQEDLQRILHANDMRGFPGMIGSIDCMHWEWKNCPKAWEGQFTRGDKGTTTVILEAVATYDLWIWHAFFGCPGTLNDINVLDRSPVFDDVEQGKTPAVNFVVNQRPYNMAYYLADGIYPSYPTFVKTIRLPQSEPDKLFAKVQEGCRKDIERAFGVLQARFKIIREPARLWDIDDLSIIMRSCIILHNMIVEDERDTYAQRWTDFEQSGEGGSSTQQPYSTEVLPAFANHVRARSELRDSNVHHELQADLVKHIWAKFGMSQD; translated from the coding sequence atgtacctacttatatggactcatagctccattgatgtaccaatatcccaaatctcttccaatctacttcaaatttcacaaaaaatggatccatctgagtgtccttttgatcttgcagcatacattcaaaatagtcaaattgaagaagcttatgtactCAACCGATTTAGAGAGCGTCGAAGAAAAATTCGAGAAGATGCTGCACCTCGTAGTAGAAAATATCTCGGTAGAGATCATACAGCGGCAAACCAGATGCTAATtggcgactactttgccaatgagcctacatatgacgatgcaatgtttcgtcgtcggtaccggatgcaaaagcatcttttccttcgaatcgttgatgacctttcaagtagtgataactacttcacccaacgcgttgatgcagccaataaacaaggtatatcacccttagcaaaatgtaccacagcaatgcgaatgttagcatatggtgtggcagcagatgcggtcgatgagtacatcaaaattggaggtactacagcattggagtgtttacgtagattctgtaaaggaatcatacgattgtatgagcaacagtacctgagagcaccaacccaagaagACCTGCAAAGGATATTACATGCTAATGacatgcgggggttcccaggcatgatcgggagtattgactgcatgcactgggagtggaaaaattgtcctaaagcatgggaaggtcaatttactagaggggataagggaaccacaacagttattcttgaagcagttgcaacttatgacctatggatctggcatgccttttttggatgtcctggaacgttgaacgacataaacgttctagatcggtcaccagtgtttgatgacgtggaacagggaaagactccagctgtgaatttcgttgtgaatcaacgtccctataatatggcatactatctagccgatggtatctatccttcttatccaactttcgtcaaaacgattagacttcctcaaagtgaacccgataagttatttgcaaaagttcaggagggatgtcggaaggacatcgaacgtgcatttggagttcttcaagctcgttttaaaatcatccgtgaaccagctcgcttgtgggacatagatgacttgagtatcattatgaggtcatgcatcatattacataatatgattgtcgaggatgaacgagatacatatgctcaacgttggaccgattttgagcaatctggggaaggtggatctagtacacagcaaccatactcgaccgaggttttacccgcttttgcaaatcatgtgcgtgctagatccgagttgcgtgattcaaatgttcatcatgaactgcaagcagatctagtgaagcacatctgggcaaagtttggaatgtctcaggattga
- the LOC130734269 gene encoding glutathione S-transferase T3-like: MDPNNPHFNTQNSSNNSFYNQNHNNYEDPNQISYQHPQNPTNYQVPHQLFNQRPQNPNYYQVPHQFSNQRPRNPNYYPDPNQYSYQPPQNIQNFNQSSIVPNSHPSYGSVRYSSQTPQSSGYMPVVPENVPSVDVAEFPEFSTQVNLGGGSADNEVNEITPKSKKAHLPAWNTAQNLVLISGWINCGTNSVVGRNQKGETFWRDIAEYCNEHCSFDPPRDWVACRNRWNYMNTRLGKWIGAYDSAKREHRSGWSEDDVIARAQELYASGKIGQFTLMEEWRVLRDQPRFCS; the protein is encoded by the coding sequence atggatcccaacaatccccatttcaacacccagaattcttcaaacaactcattttacaaccaaaaccacaacaactatgaagatccaaatcaaatttcttaccaacatcctcaaaatcccaccaattatcaagtcccacatcaattgttcaaccaacgtcctcaaaatccaaactattatcaagtcccccatcaattctccaaccaacgtcctcgaaatccaaactattatccagatccgaatcaatattcgtaccaacctcctcaaaacatacaaaattttaaccagtcatcaattgttccaaactctcatccatcttatggatctgtgagatattcatctcaaacacctcagtctagtggttatatgccagtggttcctgaaaatgttccgagtgttgatgtagcggaatttccggaattttcaacacaagtcaatcttggtggcgggtcagctgataatgaagtcaatgaaatcactcctaagagcaaaaaagcccatttacccgcatggaacactgcacaaaatctagtgctaattagtgggtggattaattgcggaacaaacagtgttgtcggaagaaaccagaaaggagaaacattttggagagatattgctgagtattgtaatgagcattgctcattcgatcctccgcgcgattgggttgcctgccgaaaccgttggaattatatgaacacaagactgggtaaatggattggcgcttatgatagcgctaagcgtgagcatcgaagcggttggtcggaggatgatgttatcgcaagagcgcaggaattatacgcaagtgggaagattggtcaatttactttgatggaagaatggcgcgttctccgtgatcaaccacgtttttgtagt
- the LOC130730984 gene encoding uncharacterized protein LOC130730984, translating into MCDMCKDHPKFTSYIYDTWLVHKEKFVKAWTNRMKHFGTTTSNRAESAHASLKKMFRNNKGDLCVSWEAVDRLTIVRHNAIEASFERSINIVEHRFKSPICLMKVTHGLPCACALQSLSSIPYAAVDPFWKILSCEQVPVVESQTSKYDEKYSGCMPPEIEALIAHFNSLDDAGQSMLRRKLKELYCPQISSLCPPEVKEQEAKASKRKPRLTKTPKPTIWSSTPKSQALKSKNKKSMKTTGATTNIYLPELPYFLWQYIHEVIDVVGDGNCGYRVVAALLGLENGQDGWVREELIAELTLYRKHYTNMWGYDVVQAMHLRLTLPPGGRVTEDKWMHLPEMGYLIANRFWVVFISISLKSSYTYLPMRGGAPPLEHHVVAVGHVTNHFVQLKLVSGHPMPPIAPQWEYNVVAPESEWCRPYQERLERFMVEHTAWIGPHVPSKNDYIDITKD; encoded by the exons ATGTGTGACATGTGTAAGGATCATCCAAAGTTCACATCGTACATTTATGACACTTGGTTAGttcacaaggagaaatttgtGAAGGCATGGACAAACAGAATGAAGCATTTTGGAacgacaacaagtaacag GGCTGAAAGTGCACATGCAAGCTTGAAGAAGATGTTTAGGAACAACAAGGGTGACTTGTGCGTTTCATGGGAAGCAGTGGATAGGTTGACCATTGTACGCCACAATGCAATAGAAGcctcgtttgagcgcagtattaaCATTGTAGAGCACCGTTTCAAGTCTCCAAT TTGCTTGATGAAAgtcactcatggactaccttgcgcttGTGCACTTCAGAGTTTATCTTCAATTCCGTATGCGGCAGTGgatccattctggaagatacTTTCTTGTGAACAAGTACCTGTTGTGGAGAGTCAAACCTCAAAGTATGATGAGAAATACAGTGGATGCATGCCGCCAGAGATTGAGGCCTTGATTGCTCATTTCAATAGCTTGGATGATGCAGGCCAAAGTATGCTGAGAAGGAAGCTTAAAGAGCTTTATTGTCCTCAAATCAGTTCATTGTGTCCTCCTGAA GTCAAAGAACAAGAGGCGAAAGCTAGCAAGAGGAAACCTAGGCTCACCAAAACTCCTAAACCAACTATTTGGTCCTCAACTCCAAAATCACAGGCTCTTAAGTCAAAGAACAAGAAGTCTATGAAGACCACCGGGGCTACCACCAACATCTACTTACCGGAGTTGCCATATTTTTTGTGGCAATATATACATGAAGTGATAGATGTTGTCGGggatggtaactgtggctacAGAGTCGTCGCTGCATTGCTGGGCCTTGAGAATGGTCAGGACGGTTGGGTTAGGGAAGAGCTGATTGCAGAACTCACACTCTATCGGAAACACTATACAAACATGTGGGGTTATGATGTGGTACAGGCCATGCACCTTCGTCTCACTCTCCCTCCTGGTGGTAGAGTCACTGAAGACAAATGGATGCATCTACCGGAGATGGGGTACCTTATTGCTAACCGGTTTTGGGTGGTTTTCATCTCCATCTCGTTAAAATCTAGTTACACTTACCTTCCGATGAGAGGAGGCGCCCCACCGTTAGAACATCATGTCGTAGCTGTTGGTCATGTGACcaatcactttgtacag CTGAAGTTGGTGTctggacatcctatgccgccaattgctccCCAATGGGAATACAACGTTGTAGCACCCGAGTCCGAATGGTGTAGACCGTATCAAGAGCGTTTGGAAAGATTTATGGTTGAACACACTGCTTGGATTGGTCCTCATGTTCCTAGCAAGAATGATTACATAGACATAACAAaagattga